The following DNA comes from Novipirellula caenicola.
CCGCCGCATTCAACATGCCATGCACTTGCACGTTCCCACAATCGTGTGATGCTCGGATTTTGCCCGCGTAATCATCGTTGCCGGCGATCACGACCATCGAGGGCACTCGATCGATCAAGCAATCCAGTAGCTTTGGTAACACACCATGAACGTCCGAACCACCCAGTGTCACGACCACTCGCGTGATCGTTGATGCATGATTGATTTTTTGTGGAGTGTTGGTGATTTCAGGCCGCAGTAATACCCATGGGGCGCCACCGATCCGAGCGGCGTGGGCATGTCCCGACGGGCTCGATGATAGAATCGGATCAAACGCCGGATTGGGATTGACGATTGCTTGGACGGGGTAATCGAGTCGGTTGTAATCGTCGATCGCGACGACCTTGGCACCCCGTCGCTGCAGTGCTCGATAATCCGCCGCCGTCGCGAGGTACGAATCGACGACGGCAACGTCCATTCCATCGGCGACGTCGGGGTTGCGACGCCAATCGAGGATCTGCCACGATTGCGATTGCGGAAGATTGCCCGTGCCCTTGTGGTCCACTCGCAAGACGACGTCGTCGCCACTTTGCGATAACTGGGACGCAAGTGCGGTCATCCGAGTCAGGTGGCCAAAGCCAATCCCGTCACCGGATTCGGTCAGGATGCAAATTCGCGAATTCATTCGTGGGCGTTCGTGGCCGTACAATGGCTTGGGAATGGCGAATTGACGCCGGTGGGTTCGGTTTAAAGGATGGGCGGTGGGATCTTTAGCAAGATCCAGTACGGGGATGGTTGGGGTGTGGAGGGATCTTTAGCAAAATCCGTTGCAGGGATGGTTGGGGTGTGGAGGGATCTTTAGCAAGATCCGTTGCAGGGATGGTTGGGGTATGGAGGGATCTTTAGCAAGATCCACTACGGGTTGTTTGGGGGGCGTCGGTGGCCAAGGCCGATGCGGTTGCGTTGATCAAGTCGTCGCTTGGATTGATGCAGTCGATGGCGGAAACGTCCAGAACCAATCGGTTCAGGTCCACGCTGTACTGCGAGGCGGCTCGTCGCAGTCGCGGCAGGTGCGAAGTGTGAAAGCGTGCCATCCCGATCACGATGTCCAGTGGCGGCAGTCCTTGGGCTTGGACATTCAGCGGACGGATGATTCGTTCGCCAAATTCAAACAGTTTGAACGGGTCGATTCCGGAATCGTAACCCGAGCTGTCCATCAAGTGCGCCAGCACTTCGGTTTGCGCATTGCCGGCACTTCGTCCCATCCCGCGAACGGTCGCGTCGACAATTTTTGCTCCGGCGTCCAATGCCACCAAGCAATTTGCATTGGCGAGATCCAAGTTGTTGTGTCCGTGGAATCCAACAATGGCGTCCGACGCGTCGACGGCACGTTTGACATAATCGGTGACGTCACGGGGCAGCATACAGCCAGCGGAGTCAACAATGAACACACAGTCGGCGCCGATTGCAGCAAGCTCGCGGCTAACCTCGGCGACTCGCGACGAGGATGACGCGTAGGTTTTCATGAAGTTGGCACAAACAAACATGCCGTGCTCTTTCGCCCGTTGGATAAACGGGAGCATCGTTTTGTATTTTTCGACTTCGGATCCGATGCGGACAAAGTCCATATCGTACGACTTCGCTCGATCGAGATCGTCAAGCGTGCCGATGCCGGGGATAAAAAACGTGCCCCATTTGGCCTGGGTCAACGTTTCGGCTGCCGCTTCGAGGTAGACTTCGTCGGCTTCAAAAGCGACG
Coding sequences within:
- a CDS encoding 4-hydroxy-2-oxovalerate aldolase, whose protein sequence is MKPTDFPLLLDCTLRDGSYAVNFQFTKRDTIRLCQALEQSGLKMIEIGHGLGLGASSPRYGVAFEADEVYLEAAAETLTQAKWGTFFIPGIGTLDDLDRAKSYDMDFVRIGSEVEKYKTMLPFIQRAKEHGMFVCANFMKTYASSSSRVAEVSRELAAIGADCVFIVDSAGCMLPRDVTDYVKRAVDASDAIVGFHGHNNLDLANANCLVALDAGAKIVDATVRGMGRSAGNAQTEVLAHLMDSSGYDSGIDPFKLFEFGERIIRPLNVQAQGLPPLDIVIGMARFHTSHLPRLRRAASQYSVDLNRLVLDVSAIDCINPSDDLINATASALATDAPQTTRSGSC